A genomic window from Cupriavidus basilensis includes:
- a CDS encoding peroxidase-related enzyme, with protein MTASPPLSRYPVPAIADLPEDIRARILEVQDKAGFVPNVFLTLAHRPDEFRAFFAYHDALMLKEGGLSKGEREMIVVATSGANQCLYCVVAHGAILRIYEKKPTLADQVAVNYRKADITPRQRAMLDFALKVCEASAEVGDADFAALATHGFSHEDAWDIAAITAFFGLSNRMANTISMRPNEEFYLMGRVPKAK; from the coding sequence CGAGGACATCCGGGCCCGCATCCTGGAAGTCCAGGACAAGGCCGGCTTCGTGCCGAACGTGTTCCTGACGCTGGCCCACCGGCCGGATGAGTTCCGCGCCTTCTTTGCCTACCACGACGCGCTGATGCTCAAGGAGGGCGGCCTGTCCAAGGGCGAGCGCGAGATGATCGTGGTGGCCACTTCGGGCGCCAACCAGTGCCTGTACTGCGTGGTGGCGCACGGCGCCATCCTGCGCATCTACGAGAAAAAGCCGACGCTGGCTGACCAGGTGGCCGTCAATTACCGCAAGGCCGACATCACGCCGCGCCAGCGCGCCATGCTCGACTTCGCCCTCAAGGTCTGCGAGGCCTCGGCCGAGGTTGGCGATGCCGATTTCGCGGCGTTGGCCACGCATGGGTTCAGCCACGAGGACGCCTGGGATATCGCGGCCATCACCGCCTTTTTCGGCCTGTCCAACCGCATGGCGAACACCATCAGCATGCGGCCAAACGAAGAGTTCTACCTGATGGGGCGTGTGCCGAAGGCTAAGTAG